One Nitrospina watsonii DNA segment encodes these proteins:
- a CDS encoding NAD+ synthase, with protein MKIALAQINPTIGDLEGNVRRIREAHEQAASAGAEWVVFSELALSGYPPKDLLNKADFLLQNRRALDALVTTLKGPVAVLGHVGQNNGPTGKRLTNAASVFQNGSVLCRADKLLLPDYDVFDESRYFDAGDCVQLVDWHGLKVGITVCEDIWNYAGFYDHDHYRRHPVEELAKAGMQALINVSASPYRTGRARTRQELGRHIVKETGVPLVLVNQVGGNDDLVFDGHSFALDVQGTVIAQAKGFEEDLVTVDLKTGQGVVHAVAGTEEEELFHALVLGVRDYLHKCGYAKAVVGLSGGIDSAVVAVLAVHALGADNVQGVSMPSYYTAPESVTDAEKLAANLGMIYSLVPIRKLFDTYKNTLAPLLGEGPESVTEENIQARIRGNILMAVSNKTGSMVLSTGNKSEMAVGYCTLYGDMAGGLAVISDVPKMKVYQLARWINREREIIPSYILERPPTAELRPNQTDQDSLPPYEVLDPILEGYIERHLSPQQLVEKGYDVQLVREIIQKVDNNEYKRKQGAPGLRVTSKAFGSGRRLPIAQRYRPGN; from the coding sequence TTGAAGATCGCACTGGCGCAAATCAATCCGACGATCGGCGACCTCGAAGGCAACGTGCGCCGGATCCGCGAAGCGCACGAGCAGGCGGCGTCGGCGGGGGCCGAGTGGGTGGTGTTTTCGGAACTGGCCCTGTCGGGCTATCCGCCCAAGGACCTGCTGAACAAAGCCGATTTCCTGCTCCAGAACCGGCGCGCACTGGACGCGTTGGTCACGACGCTGAAGGGTCCGGTGGCGGTGCTGGGCCACGTCGGGCAGAACAACGGCCCCACGGGCAAACGCCTGACCAATGCCGCCAGCGTGTTTCAGAATGGCAGCGTGCTGTGCCGCGCCGACAAATTATTGCTGCCCGATTACGACGTGTTCGACGAGTCGCGGTACTTCGATGCCGGCGACTGCGTGCAGCTCGTGGACTGGCACGGACTCAAGGTGGGCATCACGGTATGCGAGGACATCTGGAATTATGCGGGCTTTTACGATCACGACCACTACCGCCGTCATCCGGTTGAGGAGTTGGCCAAAGCGGGCATGCAGGCGTTGATCAATGTCTCGGCGTCGCCGTACCGCACCGGACGCGCCCGCACGCGGCAGGAGCTGGGACGCCACATCGTGAAAGAAACCGGGGTGCCGCTGGTGCTGGTCAACCAGGTCGGTGGCAACGACGACCTGGTGTTCGATGGACACAGCTTCGCCCTCGATGTGCAAGGCACGGTCATCGCGCAGGCAAAAGGTTTCGAGGAAGACCTGGTGACGGTGGACCTCAAAACGGGGCAGGGCGTGGTGCACGCCGTTGCCGGCACGGAAGAAGAGGAACTGTTCCATGCACTGGTTCTGGGCGTGCGCGATTACCTCCACAAATGCGGGTACGCGAAAGCCGTCGTCGGCCTGTCCGGCGGCATCGATTCCGCCGTGGTGGCCGTGCTCGCCGTGCACGCGCTGGGTGCGGACAACGTGCAGGGCGTCAGCATGCCGTCCTATTACACCGCGCCGGAAAGCGTGACCGATGCCGAAAAGCTGGCGGCGAATCTCGGCATGATCTATTCTCTGGTGCCCATCCGCAAATTGTTCGACACCTACAAAAACACACTCGCGCCCTTATTGGGCGAAGGACCGGAAAGTGTGACCGAGGAAAACATCCAGGCGCGCATCCGCGGCAACATCCTGATGGCGGTGTCGAACAAAACGGGCAGCATGGTGCTGTCCACCGGCAACAAGAGCGAAATGGCGGTCGGGTACTGCACCTTGTACGGCGATATGGCGGGAGGCCTTGCGGTGATTTCCGATGTGCCCAAGATGAAGGTGTATCAACTCGCCCGATGGATCAACCGCGAACGCGAGATCATCCCGTCCTACATTCTGGAACGCCCGCCGACGGCGGAACTGAGGCCGAACCAGACCGATCAGGACAGTCTGCCTCCGTACGAAGTGCTCGATCCCATCCTCGAGGGTTATATCGAGAGGCACCTGTCGCCGCAGCAACTGGTGGAAAAAGGCTACGACGTCCAACTGGTGCGGGAGATCATCCAGAAGGTGGACAACAACGAGTACAAACGCAAACAGGGCGCGCCGGGCCTGCGCGTCACGTCGAAAGCCTTCGGCAGCGGGCGGCGCCTGCCCATTGCCCAGCGCTACCGCCCCGGTAACTAG
- a CDS encoding DegT/DnrJ/EryC1/StrS family aminotransferase, whose product MQFLLFDDYVIHAVQNQDTQVLERCNRRDIEAWVMAPSVPLILERLSATGKADETRQALGRFLSAVTLLPVTGEELKSGLKAEAPAFSHALALEMAARYKLKGIVTTQPAAFPKSDVPVITPDQLDEIIARETQPDQPVPLLNILATYPQIMEGAEAAMLSVVRSGHYILGPQVEQLEQEMASYCGVQHAIGVSSGTDALLLALMTADIGEGDEVITTPFTFFATAGSIARTGAKPVFVDIEPDSFNLDPQRIAAAITPKTRAIMPVHLYGQCAGMDAINAIAEQHKLLVFEDAAQASGATCKGRQAGSMGDFGCLSFFPTKNLGGFGDGGMVTVRDPALYEKCKVLRVHGSAPKYYHKLIGGNFRIDALQAAVLRAKLPFLDTWLGFRRGNAQRYTNLFTEAGLANVIGLPPEVVAGHTFNQYVIRVKDGKRDALRAALAEKKVMTEIYYPVPLHLQECFRNLGHKQGDFPISEQAADEVLALPAANEVTATQQQRVVSVIRDFFK is encoded by the coding sequence ATGCAATTTCTTCTGTTCGACGACTACGTCATTCACGCGGTGCAGAACCAGGACACCCAGGTGCTGGAGCGGTGCAACCGCCGCGACATCGAAGCCTGGGTGATGGCCCCCTCGGTACCGCTCATCCTCGAACGCCTGTCCGCCACCGGCAAGGCCGATGAAACGCGGCAGGCGCTGGGCCGGTTTTTGTCCGCCGTCACGCTGCTGCCGGTGACCGGCGAAGAACTGAAATCCGGATTGAAGGCCGAGGCACCCGCGTTTTCCCATGCGTTGGCCCTGGAAATGGCGGCGCGTTACAAACTGAAAGGCATCGTCACCACGCAACCGGCGGCATTCCCGAAGTCGGACGTGCCCGTCATCACGCCGGATCAACTCGACGAGATCATCGCCCGCGAAACGCAACCGGATCAGCCGGTGCCGCTGCTCAACATCCTCGCCACCTACCCGCAGATCATGGAAGGCGCGGAAGCGGCGATGTTGTCCGTGGTGCGTTCGGGGCATTACATCCTCGGTCCGCAGGTGGAACAACTCGAACAGGAGATGGCGAGCTATTGCGGCGTGCAACACGCCATCGGCGTGTCTTCCGGCACCGACGCCCTGCTGCTGGCGCTGATGACCGCGGACATCGGCGAAGGCGACGAAGTCATCACCACGCCGTTCACCTTTTTTGCCACCGCAGGCTCCATCGCCCGCACCGGCGCGAAGCCGGTGTTCGTCGATATCGAACCGGATTCGTTCAACCTCGATCCCCAACGCATCGCAGCCGCCATCACCCCCAAAACGCGCGCCATCATGCCGGTGCACCTGTACGGCCAGTGCGCCGGCATGGACGCCATCAACGCCATCGCCGAACAACACAAGCTGTTGGTGTTCGAGGACGCGGCGCAGGCGAGCGGCGCCACGTGCAAGGGAAGGCAGGCGGGATCGATGGGCGACTTCGGCTGTCTTTCGTTTTTCCCGACCAAAAATCTGGGTGGCTTCGGCGACGGCGGCATGGTCACGGTGCGCGACCCGGCGTTGTATGAAAAATGCAAGGTCCTGCGCGTGCACGGTTCCGCACCCAAGTATTACCACAAACTCATCGGCGGCAACTTCCGCATCGACGCCCTGCAGGCGGCGGTGTTGCGCGCCAAACTGCCGTTCCTCGACACCTGGCTGGGATTCCGCCGCGGCAACGCCCAACGCTACACGAACCTGTTCACCGAAGCGGGACTGGCAAACGTCATCGGCCTGCCGCCGGAAGTGGTGGCGGGACACACGTTCAATCAATATGTCATCCGCGTGAAAGACGGCAAACGCGACGCCCTGCGCGCCGCACTCGCCGAGAAAAAAGTGATGACGGAAATTTATTACCCGGTGCCGCTGCACCTGCAGGAATGCTTCCGCAACCTCGGCCACAAGCAAGGCGACTTCCCCATCTCCGAGCAGGCGGCAGACGAAGTGCTGGCCCTGCCCGCCGCCAATGAAGTCACCGCCACCCAGCAGCAGCGCGTGGTGTCGGTCATCCGCGATTTTTTCAAATGA
- a CDS encoding formylglycine-generating enzyme family protein encodes MCLLGVPSPSQASTDDVEALIRKADDSFNKNEFPIAEKLYTRALELDPDNPRVMHSLAQVKTHFKKYDEALKLVNDVLAMPVAGGRNVIVFRKGSSEGEKAELVDEIVLPPQRTNSNMRNYVDIEGNEPIPHYRLYFKEKDRMELVPQSVVKLKYDGVLRAEYHEVEQLKAKVQKAMIAQQGVSGNEEMVAIQGGCFQMGSEQGTPAEQPVHEVCVDSFKMDTHEVTQARFQAVMESNPSAYNGPELPVDSVTWNEASQYCQKVGKRLPTEAEWEYAARGGTKSHFYWGNTVKGNEANFCDQACQLNIRVVSIDDGFSTTSPVGKFKPNPYGLHDMAGNVAEWVADWMDENYYRLSPKDNPQGPSPQDNKGVRGGAWNTTAGFLRSSNRAGFLPDFRNPGVGFRCVASSK; translated from the coding sequence GTGTGCCTCCTCGGTGTTCCGTCCCCTTCTCAGGCTTCCACCGATGACGTGGAAGCGTTGATCCGCAAGGCGGATGATTCGTTCAATAAAAATGAATTCCCGATCGCCGAAAAGCTGTACACCCGGGCTTTGGAGCTGGATCCGGACAACCCGCGGGTCATGCATTCCCTCGCCCAGGTAAAGACCCACTTCAAAAAATACGACGAAGCGCTGAAGCTGGTGAACGATGTGCTGGCCATGCCCGTCGCCGGCGGCCGCAATGTGATCGTGTTCCGCAAGGGATCCTCGGAAGGTGAGAAAGCGGAACTGGTCGATGAGATCGTCCTGCCCCCGCAGCGCACCAACAGCAACATGCGCAATTACGTGGATATCGAAGGCAACGAGCCGATTCCTCATTACCGGCTCTACTTCAAGGAAAAGGACCGCATGGAACTGGTGCCGCAGAGCGTGGTGAAGCTCAAATACGATGGAGTGCTGCGTGCGGAGTACCATGAGGTGGAGCAGCTCAAAGCCAAAGTGCAGAAAGCCATGATCGCGCAACAAGGCGTGTCCGGAAATGAAGAGATGGTGGCCATTCAGGGCGGCTGTTTCCAGATGGGCAGCGAGCAGGGCACGCCCGCCGAGCAGCCGGTGCATGAAGTCTGCGTCGATTCGTTCAAGATGGACACGCATGAGGTCACCCAGGCGCGCTTTCAGGCGGTGATGGAGAGCAATCCTTCGGCGTACAACGGCCCCGAATTGCCGGTGGACAGTGTCACCTGGAACGAGGCCAGCCAGTACTGCCAGAAGGTGGGCAAGCGGTTGCCGACGGAAGCGGAATGGGAATACGCCGCGCGCGGCGGCACGAAGTCGCATTTTTACTGGGGCAACACGGTAAAGGGCAACGAGGCCAACTTTTGCGACCAGGCCTGCCAGCTGAACATCCGTGTCGTTTCCATCGATGACGGATTCTCCACCACCTCGCCGGTGGGCAAGTTCAAGCCGAATCCCTACGGCCTGCACGACATGGCGGGCAACGTGGCGGAATGGGTGGCCGACTGGATGGATGAAAACTATTACCGGTTGAGCCCGAAAGACAATCCGCAGGGGCCGAGCCCGCAGGACAACAAAGGGGTGCGGGGCGGCGCGTGGAACACCACCGCCGGGTTCCTGCGCAGCTCCAATCGCGCTGGCTTTCTGCCGGACTTTCGCAATCCGGGTGTGGGCTTTCGCTGCGTCGCGTCTTCAAAATGA
- a CDS encoding class I SAM-dependent methyltransferase — MTRLSPASLPAYAERYPIQNFDYRLLDSGEGRKLEQFGPYRFIRPAPQAIWPIRLAQKEWDQAVSEYTYSKGKEYGGDWNNSARLPKQAWNLTCEDLVFEIKPTGFGHMGLFPEQAAHWLWIRDFLKSLPEGSPKNVLNVFGYTGASTLAAAAGGAQVAHVDSSKASVNWARHNLELSGLGERPVRWYVDDVLKFLKREHNRERFYEGIILDPPTFGRGAKGEVWKIEKDLPQLLQRCRNVLSREPRFILFTTHSPGFSALTLKNMMLNYLVEPGSGRFDTGEMSLHNEEQGYHIPSGFYSLWWRD; from the coding sequence ATGACCCGATTGTCCCCAGCCTCACTGCCCGCCTACGCGGAACGCTATCCCATTCAGAACTTCGACTACCGTCTCCTCGACTCCGGCGAAGGCCGCAAGCTTGAACAGTTCGGCCCGTACCGGTTCATCCGGCCCGCGCCGCAGGCCATCTGGCCGATCCGTCTCGCCCAGAAAGAGTGGGACCAGGCGGTGTCCGAATACACGTATTCCAAAGGAAAAGAATACGGCGGCGATTGGAACAACTCGGCCCGCCTGCCGAAACAGGCCTGGAACCTGACCTGCGAAGACCTGGTTTTCGAGATCAAGCCGACCGGCTTCGGTCACATGGGACTGTTCCCGGAACAGGCGGCGCACTGGTTGTGGATCCGTGATTTTTTGAAGTCGCTGCCGGAGGGAAGCCCGAAAAACGTGTTGAACGTGTTCGGTTACACCGGCGCCAGCACCCTGGCGGCGGCGGCGGGCGGCGCCCAGGTGGCGCACGTGGATTCGTCCAAAGCCTCGGTCAATTGGGCACGCCACAATCTGGAGTTGTCCGGGTTGGGCGAACGCCCGGTGCGCTGGTACGTGGATGACGTGTTGAAGTTTTTAAAACGCGAACACAACCGCGAACGGTTTTATGAAGGCATCATCCTGGACCCGCCGACCTTCGGACGCGGCGCCAAAGGCGAGGTGTGGAAAATCGAAAAGGACCTGCCGCAACTGCTGCAACGCTGCCGCAACGTGCTCAGCCGCGAACCGCGTTTCATCCTGTTCACCACCCACTCTCCGGGGTTTTCGGCACTGACCCTGAAGAACATGATGCTGAACTACCTGGTGGAACCGGGGAGCGGACGCTTCGATACCGGCGAGATGTCGCTGCACAATGAAGAGCAGGGCTACCACATCCCCAGCGGATTCTACAGCCTGTGGTGGCGGGACTGA
- a CDS encoding TetR/AcrR family transcriptional regulator, whose translation MNRGRPRTFDTEQALDTALKLFWQHGYEGTSIALLADAIGVNPPSLYAAFGNKEELFVQTIERYVDLNGHIYRDSLQKETAQEVAQGILEGVVKLVTRPGSPNGCLMVQGALATSPDSEKIRRMMVTLRGRAEGWLVDRFERARQEGDLPPDADPHGLACYLMTLNSGLAVQAKSGISQKQLLKVVAIALESWPRYQPEFPAKARLQTK comes from the coding sequence ATGAACCGAGGACGTCCCAGAACTTTCGACACGGAACAGGCTTTGGATACCGCTCTGAAGCTGTTCTGGCAACACGGCTACGAAGGCACCTCCATCGCCCTGCTGGCCGATGCCATCGGCGTGAATCCGCCCAGCCTGTATGCCGCTTTCGGCAACAAGGAAGAATTGTTCGTCCAAACCATTGAACGCTACGTCGATCTCAATGGACACATTTACCGGGACTCGCTCCAAAAGGAGACCGCGCAGGAAGTCGCGCAGGGTATTTTGGAAGGCGTGGTGAAGCTGGTAACGCGTCCCGGTTCTCCCAACGGGTGCCTCATGGTTCAAGGCGCTCTGGCCACCAGCCCGGATTCGGAAAAAATCCGCCGCATGATGGTGACGTTGCGGGGCCGGGCGGAAGGCTGGCTGGTGGACCGGTTTGAACGGGCCCGGCAGGAAGGCGATCTCCCTCCCGATGCCGACCCGCACGGGTTGGCCTGCTATCTCATGACCCTCAACTCCGGGCTGGCAGTCCAAGCCAAAAGCGGCATCAGCCAAAAACAGCTCCTGAAGGTGGTGGCCATTGCTCTCGAATCCTGGCCCCGATATCAACCGGAATTCCCGGCGAAGGCCCGGTTGCAGACGAAATAA
- a CDS encoding efflux RND transporter periplasmic adaptor subunit yields the protein MSDFSQKPGRGASFLLLAGMLAGALFVAACPQPKSEEVRPQRRELQLPVQIGKVIVRDVVDEIRSVGNIAAEQRVVITAEVEGRIRRLPVEEGQSLPAGSLIASIDARQYEMQVQRLEAEQAKAQKEYEKTLSGARPEDKEKLKAQLKADESALELAVKEEARFRKLVAEGVVPQSSLDEAIDRVQRAHESLRSSRAALQAGTRSRDEDILQAKSNLESMTQQLRLAKLDLSKTRIRAPFDGVVIAKRVEVGAYAAAGIPIIEMIGSSKLKAVLELPQSYRGKLQNISEAEFEVVELGLKFKLNHNLRHTVRVIPDANIFSGNVQVQIDLPDPNPALFPGLTLEAMIRFDTRKNVKHVPSISLVIGEQGTVVYIVEEGKAKLVPVRAFKEHEGLVEIDDFTHQLMPQADLIMRGSGAVFPGAKVFITNPEPKAEPPFNAAESDKKPNPSQDSET from the coding sequence TTGAGCGACTTTAGCCAAAAGCCGGGACGGGGCGCGTCTTTTCTCCTGTTGGCAGGGATGCTTGCGGGGGCGTTGTTCGTCGCCGCCTGCCCGCAACCCAAATCGGAGGAGGTGCGTCCGCAACGCCGCGAACTGCAACTGCCGGTGCAGATCGGCAAGGTGATCGTGAGGGACGTCGTCGATGAAATCCGTTCGGTGGGCAACATCGCCGCCGAGCAGCGCGTGGTCATCACCGCCGAGGTGGAAGGACGCATCCGCCGCCTGCCGGTGGAAGAAGGGCAGAGCCTGCCGGCCGGCAGCCTCATCGCTTCCATCGATGCCCGCCAGTATGAAATGCAGGTGCAGCGGCTGGAAGCGGAACAGGCCAAAGCGCAGAAGGAATACGAAAAGACGTTGTCCGGAGCGCGGCCCGAGGATAAAGAAAAACTGAAAGCCCAGCTCAAGGCCGATGAAAGCGCGCTCGAGTTGGCGGTCAAGGAAGAAGCGCGGTTCCGCAAACTGGTGGCCGAGGGCGTGGTGCCGCAGTCGTCGCTCGACGAGGCCATCGACCGCGTCCAGCGCGCTCACGAATCGCTGCGCTCCAGCCGCGCTGCGTTGCAGGCGGGCACGCGATCACGGGATGAAGACATCCTGCAGGCCAAATCCAATCTGGAAAGCATGACCCAGCAGTTGCGCCTCGCCAAGCTCGACCTGTCGAAGACACGCATCCGGGCGCCGTTCGACGGCGTCGTCATTGCCAAGCGCGTCGAGGTCGGCGCCTATGCCGCCGCCGGAATTCCCATCATCGAGATGATCGGTTCGTCCAAGCTGAAAGCGGTGCTGGAATTGCCGCAGAGCTACCGCGGCAAGCTGCAGAATATTTCGGAAGCGGAATTCGAAGTCGTCGAGCTGGGTCTCAAGTTCAAACTCAACCACAACCTGCGCCACACCGTGCGCGTGATTCCCGACGCCAACATTTTTTCGGGCAACGTGCAGGTGCAGATCGATCTGCCCGATCCCAACCCCGCATTGTTTCCGGGGTTGACGTTGGAAGCCATGATCCGTTTTGACACGCGCAAAAATGTCAAACACGTGCCGTCCATTTCTCTGGTCATCGGCGAGCAGGGGACGGTGGTGTACATCGTGGAAGAAGGGAAAGCCAAGCTGGTTCCGGTGCGCGCCTTCAAGGAGCACGAGGGGCTGGTGGAGATCGATGACTTCACGCACCAGTTGATGCCTCAGGCGGATCTGATCATGCGCGGCTCGGGAGCCGTGTTCCCCGGCGCGAAGGTGTTCATCACCAATCCGGAGCCCAAAGCCGAGCCGCCGTTCAATGCGGCGGAATCGGACAAGAAGCCGAATCCATCCCAAGACTCGGAAACCTGA
- a CDS encoding efflux RND transporter permease subunit, with protein MKLVDHSIRNYHTVTVAVVLVAVIGTICYNILPRQLTPTVDKPLIEVTTEYRGLSPNEVERNITRRIEDELEDVANLKKMTSTSKHGESSIMLEFDWGVDKNTATIDVNNKLQQVKDLPVLAEKPVLESVSTDNSNPIMWIIVEKPNPAMPDIGQNYMYKVGEDIIVPFLQRVEGVSEVWHFGGEEREMRVEFDPYSVARLHLTYDDIIKRLSDENQNTRAGFHDETHREYTVRTLGEFKNPDDIMKTVIKRDGDKTIKVSDFATVIDGYKRTTSLVRINGRLSNAFGIIRQPGANVVNTCNLSAEAVQELNKELLNRGIPMQLKIVYQDVTYINEAMHLVKSNLALGATLAVIVLLLFLGSLRSVLIVAISIPVSLVAVFIILKLLDRSINIISLAGMAFAVGMVVDNSIVVLENIYRHLTMKKGVLKAAYDGTVEVWGAVLSSTLTTLAVFLPIVFIEEEAGQLFRDIAITISASIALSLLVSITVIPTLTTLLIRLKPGEEYKPGFFHRKVLWPVVQFGRGVHWSYGRIMHRLLAYGPGKMVLKIGVVIGVVGLLVWSVTILPQRDYMPYGNNNMVFMFIEPVAGTRVDENMKYIADYEKEIVQMEDVQSNFLVFSRGFNGGGAIVKEDLARGQRGEVKMAVKSDEMGQRLFKIPGYRFAFAVQRPIFQSASKQFDLEITGPDMFKLKDVALQMIGKISGMTGVHSVRPEFKFGNPELRFIPRRANDARLDMGVPEIGDIIESLNAGTYLGEFNDQGEPIDFVLVQRNQGTLGLNDYKALPVWTDNGLMTNLGHLADIEIAAGPARIDHIEKERAIKLLVQVKKSSPMQQVIDSIENEVLKPTRQTLSQDYGLRVGGSADDLAATEASLLNSFYYAVGFIYLLLVALFKSFIRPFIVLLTVVLAVSGSFFGIVLNNEYQKTNIREYLKEFNVENPAAMLEDWNWITFDILTQLGVIILAGIVVNNAILIVHQMLNNVRAGMDEREALATSCQTRLRPIMMTVISSVSGMMPLAFGEGAGTELYRGMGTALIGGLVFSTFFTLFLVPVLISLMADLGIHTRKEDLVKDSLEDSTPPTAQQPAQ; from the coding sequence ATGAAGCTGGTCGACCATTCCATACGCAACTACCACACGGTGACCGTCGCCGTGGTCCTGGTGGCGGTGATCGGAACCATCTGTTACAACATCCTGCCGCGCCAGCTGACCCCCACCGTGGACAAGCCGCTGATCGAGGTGACGACCGAGTACCGCGGCCTGTCTCCCAACGAAGTCGAGCGCAACATCACCCGCCGCATCGAGGACGAGCTTGAGGACGTTGCAAACCTCAAGAAGATGACCTCCACCAGCAAGCACGGCGAGAGCAGCATCATGCTCGAGTTCGACTGGGGCGTGGACAAGAACACGGCCACCATCGACGTCAACAACAAACTGCAACAGGTGAAAGACCTGCCGGTGCTCGCCGAGAAACCGGTATTGGAATCCGTATCGACGGACAATTCCAATCCCATCATGTGGATCATCGTCGAGAAACCGAATCCCGCCATGCCGGACATCGGCCAGAACTACATGTACAAGGTGGGCGAAGACATCATCGTGCCGTTCCTGCAACGGGTGGAGGGGGTGTCGGAGGTGTGGCACTTCGGCGGCGAGGAGCGGGAGATGCGGGTGGAATTCGACCCGTATTCCGTGGCCCGCCTGCACCTGACCTACGACGACATCATCAAGCGCCTCTCCGATGAAAACCAGAACACCCGCGCCGGGTTTCACGATGAAACGCACCGCGAATACACCGTGCGCACGCTGGGCGAATTCAAAAACCCGGACGACATCATGAAAACCGTCATCAAGCGCGACGGCGATAAAACGATCAAGGTGAGCGACTTCGCCACGGTGATCGATGGCTACAAGCGCACCACCTCATTGGTGCGCATCAATGGCCGCCTGTCCAACGCCTTCGGTATCATCCGTCAGCCGGGCGCAAACGTGGTCAACACCTGCAACCTGTCCGCCGAAGCGGTGCAGGAGTTGAACAAGGAATTGCTGAACCGCGGCATCCCCATGCAGTTGAAGATCGTGTACCAGGACGTGACCTACATCAATGAAGCGATGCACCTGGTCAAATCCAACCTGGCGCTGGGCGCGACGCTGGCGGTCATCGTGCTGCTGTTGTTTCTGGGCTCGCTGCGTTCGGTGCTGATCGTGGCCATCAGCATTCCAGTCAGCCTCGTCGCCGTGTTCATCATCCTCAAGCTGCTCGACCGCAGCATCAACATCATTTCGCTGGCGGGCATGGCGTTCGCCGTGGGCATGGTGGTGGACAACTCCATCGTCGTGCTGGAAAATATCTACCGTCACCTCACCATGAAAAAAGGCGTGCTGAAAGCGGCGTACGACGGCACGGTGGAAGTGTGGGGCGCGGTGTTGTCATCGACGCTCACCACCCTTGCGGTGTTCCTGCCGATCGTGTTCATCGAGGAAGAGGCGGGACAGTTGTTCCGCGACATCGCCATCACCATCAGCGCCAGCATCGCGTTGTCGCTGCTGGTGTCGATCACCGTCATCCCGACGTTGACGACGCTTCTCATCCGTCTCAAACCCGGTGAGGAATACAAGCCGGGATTTTTTCACCGCAAGGTGTTGTGGCCGGTGGTGCAGTTCGGCCGGGGCGTGCACTGGTCGTACGGACGCATCATGCATCGCCTGCTGGCGTACGGTCCGGGAAAGATGGTGTTGAAAATCGGCGTTGTCATCGGCGTTGTGGGGTTGCTGGTGTGGAGCGTCACCATCCTGCCGCAACGCGACTACATGCCGTACGGCAACAACAACATGGTGTTCATGTTCATCGAACCGGTGGCGGGCACGCGCGTGGATGAGAACATGAAGTACATCGCCGATTACGAAAAAGAAATCGTGCAGATGGAGGACGTGCAAAGCAATTTCCTCGTGTTCTCCCGCGGATTCAACGGCGGCGGCGCCATCGTTAAAGAGGACCTGGCGCGCGGCCAGCGCGGTGAGGTGAAGATGGCGGTGAAATCCGACGAGATGGGGCAGAGGCTTTTCAAAATCCCCGGTTACCGGTTCGCCTTCGCCGTCCAGCGGCCCATCTTCCAGTCGGCGTCGAAGCAGTTCGACCTGGAAATCACCGGACCCGACATGTTCAAGCTGAAGGACGTGGCCCTGCAGATGATCGGCAAAATTTCCGGCATGACCGGCGTGCATTCCGTCCGGCCTGAATTCAAGTTTGGCAACCCCGAGCTGCGCTTCATCCCGCGGCGCGCCAACGACGCGCGGCTGGATATGGGCGTGCCGGAAATCGGCGACATCATCGAGTCGTTGAATGCCGGGACCTACCTGGGCGAGTTCAACGACCAGGGCGAGCCGATCGACTTCGTTTTGGTGCAACGCAACCAGGGCACGCTGGGATTGAACGATTACAAGGCCCTGCCGGTGTGGACCGACAATGGACTGATGACCAACCTCGGGCACCTGGCGGATATCGAGATTGCCGCCGGACCCGCGCGCATCGACCACATCGAAAAAGAACGCGCCATCAAACTGCTGGTGCAGGTGAAAAAATCCTCACCCATGCAGCAGGTCATCGACAGCATCGAAAACGAGGTGCTGAAACCGACCCGGCAGACCTTGTCTCAGGATTACGGACTGCGCGTCGGGGGTTCGGCGGACGACCTGGCGGCGACGGAGGCGTCCCTGCTGAACAGTTTCTATTACGCGGTGGGTTTCATCTACTTGTTGCTGGTGGCGTTGTTCAAATCGTTCATCCGGCCGTTCATCGTTCTGCTCACCGTGGTGCTGGCGGTATCGGGGTCGTTCTTCGGCATCGTGCTCAACAACGAATACCAGAAGACCAACATCCGCGAATATTTAAAAGAGTTCAACGTGGAAAACCCGGCGGCCATGCTGGAAGACTGGAACTGGATCACGTTTGACATCCTGACGCAGCTGGGCGTCATCATCCTGGCCGGCATCGTGGTGAACAACGCCATCCTCATCGTGCACCAGATGTTGAACAACGTGCGCGCCGGCATGGACGAACGCGAAGCTTTGGCGACCTCGTGCCAGACGCGCCTCAGGCCCATCATGATGACGGTCATCTCCTCCGTGTCGGGCATGATGCCGCTCGCATTCGGCGAAGGCGCCGGGACGGAGTTGTATCGCGGCATGGGCACGGCGCTCATCGGCGGGCTGGTGTTCTCGACGTTCTTCACGCTGTTTCTGGTGCCTGTTTTGATTTCGCTGATGGCCGACCTCGGCATCCACACGCGGAAAGAAGACCTGGTTAAAGATTCTCTTGAAGACTCCACTCCCCCCACCGCCCAGCAACCGGCGCAGTGA